The following proteins are co-located in the Vigna angularis cultivar LongXiaoDou No.4 chromosome 2, ASM1680809v1, whole genome shotgun sequence genome:
- the LOC108328295 gene encoding pentatricopeptide repeat-containing protein At2g41080 has protein sequence MFHARSSLVFLVPVFFRGCVCVFVLTSFPNCNLWLLHKSTCKMTTFRKAKKQFATLCSRGHVREAFESFVSKIWAEPRLFSNLLQACIGLKSVSLGKQLHSLILISGCSSEKFISNHLLNLYSKFGELRAAVALFDRMPRRNIMSCNIMIKAYLEMGNIESARNLFDEMPERNIATWNAMVTGLAKFEMNEESLVFFSRMNELGLMPDEYSLGSVLRGCAHLGALFAGQQVHAYVMKCGFELNSVVGCSLAHMYMKARSMDDGERVINWMPDYNLVAWNTLMAGKAQKGSFGGVLDQYCMMKKAGFRPDKITFVSVISSCSELAILGQGKQIHAEAIKAGASYEVSVVSSLVSMYSRCGCLQESFKSFLECKERDVVLWSSMIAAYGFHGQGEKAIKLFNQMEQENMPVNEVTFLSLLYACSHCGMKDKGLDFFDMMVKKYGLKARLEHYTCVVDLLGRSGRLEEAEAMIRSMPVKADAIIWKTLLSACKLHKNAEIGRRVAAEVLTIDPQDSASYVLLANIYSSAKRWQNVSEVRRAMKDKMVKKEPGVSWVEVKNQVHQFHMEDISTHLGDFHS, from the coding sequence ATGTTTCATGCACGGTCAAGTTTGGTTTTTCTTGTACCAGTTTTTTTTCGTGGgtgcgtgtgtgtgtttgtgctCACCAGTTTTCCAAATTGCAATCTCTGGCTTCTCCACAAATCCACTTGCAAAATGACCACTTTTCGAAAGGCAAAAAAACAATTTGCCACCTTGTGTTCAAGAGGGCACGTAAGAGAGGCTTTTGAAAGCTTTGTATCAAAGATATGGGCAGAACCCCGTTTGTTCTCAAACCTCCTCCAAGCGTGCATTGGGTTGAAGTCTGTTTCTTTAGGCAAGCAACTTCACTCTTTGATATTAATTTCTGGTTGTTCCTCAGAAAAGTTCATTTCCAACCATCTCCTCAACCTCTACTCAAAATTTGGGGAGCTTAGAGCCGCTGTAGCTTTGTTTGATCGAATGCCCAGGAGGAACATCATGTCATGTAACATCATGATCAAGGCCTATCTTGAAATGGGCAACATCGAGAGTGCAAGGAacctgtttgatgaaatgcctgaGAGAAATATTGCCACGTGGAATGCGATGGTAACGGGTTTGGCCAAGTTTGAAATGAATGAGGAGTCTTTAGTCTTCTTTTCGAGAATGAATGAGTTAGGGTTAATGCCAGATGAGTACTCATTGGGTAGTGTGCTCAGGGGATGTGCTCATCTAGGAGCTTTGTTTGCTGGCCAACAGGTTCATGCCTATGTTATGAAATGTGGGTTTGAGTTAAATTCGGTTGTTGGATGCTCTTTGGCTCATATGTATATGAAAGCTAGAAGCATGGACGATGGGGAGAGAGTTATCAATTGGATGCCAGATTACAATTTGGTTGCTTGGAATACACTTATGGCTGGAAAAGCTCAAAAGGGGTCCTTTGGGGGAGTTCTGGATCAATACTGTATGATGAAAAAGGCAGGTTTTAGACCAGACAAGATTACTTTTGTGAGTGTGATTAGCTCGTGTTCGGAGTTAGCTATCCTTGGTCAAGGGAAGCAAATTCATGCTGAAGCAATCAAAGCAGGAGCTAGTTATGAAGTTTCTGTAGTTAGTTCATTGGTTAGTATGTACTCTAGATGTGGATGTTTGCAAGAGTCTTTCAAATCTTTTCTGGAATGCAAAGAGCGAGATGTTGTGTTATGGAGTTCAATGATCGCTGCTTATGGGTTTCATGGTCAAGGAGAAAAAGCCATCAAACTTTTCAATCAAATGGAACAAGAAAATATGCCCGTAAACGAGGTCACTTTCTTGAGCTTGCTTTATGCTTGTAGTCATTGTGGAATGAAGGATAAAGGACTTGATTTCTTTGATATGATGGTGAAAAAGTATGGACTCAAGGCTAGACTAGAACATTATACTTGTGTGGTTGACCTACTAGGGAGGTCTGGCCGTTTGGAGGAGGCAGAGGCAATGATACGATCCATGCCTGTAAAAGCAGACGCAATTATATGGAAGACATTATTATCTGCGTGTAAACTCCACAAGAATGCCGAAATTGGAAGAAGAGTTGCTGCAGAAGTTCTTACGATCGATCCTCAAGATTCAGCTTCATATGTTCTACTTGCCAACATTTATTCTTCAGCTAAGAGATGGCAAAATGTTTCTGAGGTAAGGAGAGCCATGAAAGACAAGATGGTGAAGAAAGAACCAGGCGTAAGTTGGGTAGAAGTGAAGAATCAGGTTCACCAGTTTCATATGGAAGATATTTCTACTCATCTTGGAGACTTTCATAGTTGA